One region of Flavobacterium pisciphilum genomic DNA includes:
- the mgtE gene encoding magnesium transporter: MEFKISKGLIQELETLIQSKNDKQLEVLLNDIHHADIAEILDELDFDKATYIFKVLDSEKTAEILLELDDDLRENILSRLSPKEIAEELDELETNDAADIIGELSKDRKAEVISELQDVEHAKGIVDLLRYAENTAGGIMHKELVKVNENWNVLTCVKEMRIQAENISRVHSIYVVDDEDRLKGRLSLKDLLTTSTRTPVSEVYIKKLHYVDVGTPDVEVGRIMEKYDLEAIPVVDELGRLVGRITIDDVIDVIKDEIEKRDTEDIQKFGGLEALELPYVETTLFEMVKKRATWLVVLFIGEMFTASAMGFFEGEIEKAVVLALFVPLIISSGGNSGSQAATLIIRAMALKELTLKDWWYVMKKEIASGFLLGSILGIVGFVRIMIWQKSGFYEYGTHWFFVAMTVSISLLFIVLWGTLSGSMIPFMLKKLKLDPATSSAPFVATLVDVTGLVIYFSIASLLLKGKLL, from the coding sequence ATGGAGTTTAAAATCAGCAAAGGTCTAATACAGGAATTAGAAACACTCATTCAAAGTAAAAACGACAAGCAATTGGAAGTTTTATTGAATGATATTCACCATGCTGATATTGCCGAAATCCTAGATGAGTTAGATTTCGATAAAGCAACGTATATATTTAAAGTATTAGATAGCGAAAAAACCGCCGAGATTCTTCTAGAATTAGACGATGATTTGCGTGAAAATATATTAAGCAGGCTTTCGCCAAAAGAGATTGCCGAGGAGCTTGATGAATTAGAAACAAATGATGCTGCCGATATTATAGGTGAATTATCGAAAGATAGAAAAGCCGAAGTAATATCTGAGCTTCAAGACGTAGAACATGCCAAAGGCATTGTTGATTTATTACGTTATGCTGAGAATACTGCAGGAGGAATCATGCATAAAGAGTTAGTAAAAGTCAATGAAAATTGGAACGTACTTACTTGTGTGAAAGAAATGCGAATTCAGGCAGAGAATATTTCAAGAGTACATTCTATTTATGTAGTTGATGATGAGGACAGATTAAAAGGACGTTTGTCACTTAAAGATCTATTAACAACTTCTACAAGAACTCCAGTTAGTGAGGTTTATATTAAAAAACTGCATTATGTAGATGTAGGAACTCCCGATGTCGAGGTAGGACGTATAATGGAAAAATATGATTTAGAAGCGATACCTGTTGTAGATGAACTAGGGCGTTTGGTTGGTCGTATTACTATTGATGACGTTATTGATGTTATTAAGGACGAAATAGAAAAAAGAGATACGGAGGACATTCAGAAATTTGGGGGTTTGGAAGCGCTTGAATTACCATACGTAGAAACTACTCTTTTTGAAATGGTTAAAAAAAGAGCTACCTGGTTGGTAGTTTTATTTATTGGAGAAATGTTTACTGCTTCAGCTATGGGCTTTTTTGAAGGCGAAATAGAGAAAGCAGTTGTCTTAGCATTATTCGTTCCGTTGATTATTTCTAGTGGAGGGAACTCTGGTTCGCAAGCAGCAACACTTATTATCCGTGCTATGGCGCTAAAAGAGTTGACACTAAAAGACTGGTGGTATGTAATGAAAAAGGAAATTGCATCAGGATTTTTATTAGGTTCTATATTAGGAATTGTAGGATTTGTAAGAATTATGATTTGGCAAAAATCTGGATTTTATGAATATGGAACTCATTGGTTTTTTGTTGCAATGACAGTTTCAATTTCCTTATTATTTATTGTATTATGGGGAACACTTTCGGGCTCAATGATACCATTTATGTTAAAGAAGCTTAAGCTAGATCCGGCTACTTCATCAGCACCATTTGTAGCTACATTGGTAGATGTAACTGGATTAGTTATTTATTTCTCAATCGCATCCTTACTATTAAAAGGCAAATTATTATAA
- the proC gene encoding pyrroline-5-carboxylate reductase has translation MKVHIIGGGNLGVSIALGIAKFSKNNQVTITRRNTASILYLQELGITVSSDNKYKIQEADLIILTIKPYQVDTVLAEILPVISNKTIASAVSGLAIDVLQDKTNQEHHVVRIMPNIAAQFGESATCISFGEKDKAQALPVITLFEDLGTAPIIDEKLMDAATVLGACGTAYALRYIRASMQAGIEIGFDSQTALAIAAQTVKGAAKMLLEEKVHPEQLIDRVTTPQGCTIVGLNEMEHNGFSSSLIKGIKTSLKQIKG, from the coding sequence ATGAAAGTACACATAATAGGAGGAGGAAACCTCGGGGTTTCTATAGCCTTAGGAATTGCAAAATTTTCAAAGAATAATCAAGTTACGATTACCAGAAGGAATACAGCTAGTATTTTGTATTTACAAGAATTAGGTATTACCGTTTCATCTGATAATAAATATAAAATACAAGAAGCAGATCTTATCATATTAACTATAAAACCGTATCAAGTTGATACTGTTTTGGCAGAAATACTTCCAGTAATTTCTAATAAAACAATCGCTTCGGCAGTAAGTGGTTTAGCAATAGATGTACTTCAAGATAAAACGAATCAAGAACATCATGTGGTGCGAATTATGCCTAATATTGCGGCGCAATTTGGTGAATCGGCTACATGTATTTCATTTGGAGAAAAAGACAAAGCACAGGCATTACCAGTTATAACTTTGTTCGAAGATTTAGGTACTGCACCAATTATTGATGAAAAATTGATGGATGCGGCAACTGTTTTAGGAGCTTGTGGTACTGCTTATGCATTGCGATATATTCGTGCTTCTATGCAAGCGGGTATCGAAATAGGATTTGATTCTCAAACGGCATTAGCAATAGCAGCACAAACTGTAAAAGGAGCTGCCAAAATGTTACTAGAAGAAAAAGTGCATCCTGAACAGTTAATTGATAGAGTAACTACACCACAAGGATGTACAATTGTTGGTTTGAATGAAATGGAACACAACGGTTTTAGTTCATCATTAATAAAAGGAATTAAAACTTCTTTAAAGCAAATTAAAGGATAG
- the nhaA gene encoding Na+/H+ antiporter NhaA, giving the protein MKLTKTFKAFFQSEKSGGLILLFVTLLSLFLANSIFQNDYIAFWETNIGHHSITHWINDGLMTIFFLLIGLELEREIYQGELTSIKNASLPIFGALGGMLVPAGLFLLLNFGTATQNGAGIPMATDIAFAIGILSLLGNKVPSSLKVFLTALAVIDDLGAIIVIALFYTTSISFLNLALAFAVLGVLFIFNRMKIHNLYIYLIGGVIMWYFMLNSGVHATITGVLLAFVIPFGDGSKNTSSYKLQHFLHKPVAFFILPLFALANTCIAINSDWHEGLSHPNALGIILGLVVGKPLGITLFAFLGVTLGICTLPKELKWSYVIGAGMLGGIGFTMSIFITLLAFNEPEVITFSKIAILLASFIAGLLGFVFLKFSLTKKRVKRT; this is encoded by the coding sequence ATGAAATTAACAAAAACATTTAAGGCCTTTTTTCAAAGTGAAAAATCTGGTGGGCTCATCTTACTTTTCGTAACTTTACTTTCTCTTTTTCTTGCAAACTCTATATTCCAAAATGATTATATAGCATTTTGGGAAACCAATATTGGGCATCATTCAATAACTCATTGGATAAATGATGGTTTGATGACCATCTTTTTTCTTCTAATAGGATTAGAGTTAGAACGCGAGATTTACCAAGGCGAATTAACCAGTATAAAAAATGCTTCCTTACCAATTTTTGGTGCTTTAGGTGGAATGCTAGTTCCTGCTGGATTGTTTTTATTATTAAACTTTGGAACTGCAACTCAAAACGGAGCAGGAATCCCAATGGCAACTGATATTGCCTTTGCAATTGGAATTTTATCTCTTTTAGGAAACAAAGTACCTTCTTCACTTAAAGTCTTTCTTACTGCACTTGCTGTAATCGATGATTTAGGTGCTATTATAGTTATTGCATTATTCTACACAACGAGTATATCTTTTCTAAATCTAGCACTTGCTTTTGCAGTTTTAGGAGTGTTATTTATTTTTAATCGAATGAAGATTCACAATCTTTATATTTATTTGATTGGTGGAGTCATCATGTGGTATTTCATGCTTAACTCTGGAGTACATGCAACTATAACAGGTGTTTTACTTGCTTTTGTAATTCCGTTTGGAGATGGTAGCAAGAATACATCTTCTTATAAACTACAGCACTTTTTACACAAACCAGTTGCCTTTTTTATCTTGCCGTTATTTGCTTTAGCCAATACTTGTATTGCTATTAACTCCGATTGGCATGAAGGATTAAGCCACCCCAACGCATTAGGAATCATTCTAGGTCTGGTGGTTGGAAAACCATTAGGAATAACTCTATTTGCTTTCTTGGGTGTTACATTAGGCATTTGCACATTACCAAAAGAACTTAAATGGTCTTATGTTATAGGTGCTGGAATGCTAGGAGGAATTGGATTCACAATGTCAATCTTTATAACTTTACTTGCTTTTAATGAACCTGAAGTAATTACTTTTTCTAAAATAGCCATTTTGCTAGCCTCATTTATAGCTGGATTATTAGGCTTTGTATTCTTGAAATTTTCTCTCACAAAGAAACGAGTTAAACGTACTTAA
- a CDS encoding 2-hydroxyacid dehydrogenase, with the protein MPIKVLHIDSNHPILWEQLQEAGFENYADFTSSKEEIEAKIQDYQGIVIRSRFKIDKQFIDKATNLKFIARVGAGLESIDCDYALSKDIDLIAAPEGNRNAVAEHTLGMILSLFNKLNLADSEIRSGQWNRESNRGYELDGKTVGIIGYGNMGKAFAKKLRGFDVEVLCYDILDNVGDENAKQVSLKELQEKTDVLSLHIPWTPETDKMVDAAFINGFKKPIWIINTSRGKNIVTADLVEAMRSEKVLGAGLDVLEYEKLSFETLFQDKDTPEAFQYLLDGKKVILTPHIAGWTFESHERLAQVIVDKIKAACL; encoded by the coding sequence ATGCCAATTAAAGTTTTACATATCGATAGCAATCACCCAATTCTTTGGGAACAATTGCAAGAAGCAGGATTCGAAAATTATGCTGATTTTACTTCATCTAAAGAAGAAATTGAAGCAAAAATTCAGGATTATCAAGGAATTGTAATTAGAAGTCGTTTTAAAATCGACAAACAGTTTATAGATAAAGCAACAAATTTAAAATTTATAGCACGAGTTGGAGCGGGATTAGAAAGTATTGATTGCGATTATGCCCTATCTAAAGATATTGATCTTATTGCTGCTCCTGAAGGAAACCGTAATGCAGTTGCCGAACATACATTAGGGATGATTCTTTCCCTTTTTAATAAACTCAATCTTGCTGATAGCGAAATACGTTCTGGACAATGGAACAGAGAAAGTAATCGTGGTTATGAGCTTGATGGGAAAACGGTTGGTATTATAGGTTATGGTAATATGGGAAAAGCATTTGCAAAAAAACTAAGAGGTTTTGATGTAGAGGTTTTGTGTTATGATATTCTGGATAATGTAGGAGATGAAAATGCCAAACAAGTTTCGTTAAAAGAACTTCAGGAAAAGACTGATGTGTTGAGTTTACATATTCCGTGGACACCAGAAACGGATAAGATGGTAGATGCAGCTTTTATCAATGGATTCAAAAAACCGATATGGATAATTAATACCTCAAGAGGGAAAAATATTGTTACTGCTGATTTGGTTGAAGCAATGCGATCAGAGAAAGTACTTGGTGCAGGTTTGGATGTTTTGGAATATGAAAAATTATCTTTTGAAACACTTTTTCAAGATAAAGATACTCCGGAAGCATTTCAATATCTATTAGACGGAAAAAAAGTAATCTTAACGCCACATATTGCAGGCTGGACATTTGAAAGTCATGAGCGTTTAGCACAAGTAATTGTTGACAAAATTAAAGCAGCTTGTTTGTAG
- a CDS encoding TM2 domain-containing protein, protein MENSKQEEWNNPQIIKQDNKKVLAGVLAIVLGGLGIHKFILGYTKEGIIQLVIGVVTCGAGGIIGLVEGIIYLTKTDEEFYQTYQVGKKGWF, encoded by the coding sequence ATGGAAAATTCAAAACAAGAAGAGTGGAACAATCCACAAATTATTAAACAAGATAATAAAAAAGTACTTGCTGGAGTTTTAGCAATTGTATTAGGAGGCTTAGGTATCCATAAATTTATTTTAGGATATACTAAAGAAGGTATCATTCAGTTGGTTATCGGAGTGGTGACTTGCGGTGCTGGTGGAATAATTGGACTTGTAGAAGGAATAATTTATTTAACTAAGACTGATGAAGAGTTTTATCAGACGTATCAGGTAGGTAAGAAAGGCTGGTTTTAA
- a CDS encoding TM2 domain-containing protein has protein sequence MDSQKVDMFMMMNAKYFEGHHLNTIREKLMTLDESQWQRLQLTQFKDPTTALLISIFAGAYGIDRFYIGDTGMGVGKLLTCGGFMVWAIVDWFLIQGATKEKNATAFNNAFL, from the coding sequence ATGGATTCACAGAAAGTTGATATGTTCATGATGATGAACGCAAAATATTTTGAAGGACATCATTTAAACACAATCAGAGAAAAACTTATGACTTTAGATGAAAGCCAATGGCAAAGATTACAATTAACTCAATTTAAAGACCCAACTACTGCATTGTTGATTTCTATTTTTGCAGGAGCATACGGAATTGACCGTTTTTATATCGGAGATACAGGAATGGGAGTAGGAAAATTGCTTACTTGTGGAGGTTTTATGGTTTGGGCTATTGTGGATTGGTTTTTAATTCAAGGAGCAACCAAAGAAAAAAATGCTACAGCATTTAATAATGCTTTTTTGTAA
- a CDS encoding DUF2752 domain-containing protein, whose product MNKNKLYLLILFACFLGYSWLFFFNFATHLNSHHDFTVCLFKRITTIPCPSCGTTRAVDSFFKGKILTSLYLNPFGIIVAGIMLITPGWIAFDYFTKRQSFYDFYIKTETIIKTKKIAILLIILVIINWVWNINKQL is encoded by the coding sequence ATGAATAAAAACAAGCTTTATTTACTAATCTTATTCGCTTGTTTTTTAGGATATAGTTGGTTGTTCTTTTTTAATTTTGCCACACATTTAAATTCTCATCATGATTTTACAGTGTGCCTTTTTAAAAGAATAACCACTATTCCTTGTCCTTCTTGTGGAACTACACGTGCAGTTGATAGTTTTTTTAAAGGAAAAATACTTACTTCTTTATACCTAAATCCTTTTGGAATTATAGTAGCAGGAATAATGCTTATTACTCCAGGCTGGATTGCATTTGATTACTTCACAAAAAGGCAATCTTTTTACGATTTCTACATCAAAACAGAAACAATAATTAAGACAAAAAAAATTGCAATCTTATTGATTATTCTAGTAATCATCAATTGGGTTTGGAATATAAATAAACAATTATGA
- a CDS encoding M48 family metallopeptidase: protein MKTLFRGLSIVGSFFVIWFLLAQIDYITFFKIDKAKSATEKGVGDMIWDQIKKTDDIIINDSITNTLDKLLKPLCEKNGIIRDSLKVHIIQKDEVNAFALPDGHLVVYSGLIEASKNEQALIGVLGHEIAHIEKDHVMKKLSKEIGFSVLMSITTGGNSGGVIKEIMHTLSSTAYDRSLEKEADITSVEYMLKAKIDPRPFADFLYDMSFDNNFGSALSWISTHPESEARAKYILEYIKGKKLDKKTILSQKEWDGFKKAVDDYEN, encoded by the coding sequence ATGAAAACACTATTTAGAGGATTATCTATTGTCGGATCTTTTTTTGTAATATGGTTTTTATTGGCACAAATAGATTATATCACTTTTTTTAAAATAGATAAAGCCAAAAGCGCTACCGAAAAGGGAGTTGGAGATATGATTTGGGATCAAATTAAAAAAACGGATGACATAATAATAAATGATTCGATTACAAACACCTTAGACAAGTTGCTTAAACCATTATGCGAAAAAAATGGTATTATACGCGATAGTCTTAAAGTTCATATTATTCAAAAAGATGAGGTAAATGCTTTTGCTTTACCTGACGGACATTTGGTGGTGTATTCAGGTTTAATTGAAGCTTCGAAAAATGAACAAGCATTGATTGGAGTTTTAGGTCATGAAATTGCTCATATTGAGAAAGATCATGTTATGAAAAAACTATCCAAAGAAATTGGTTTTTCAGTACTAATGTCTATTACAACAGGAGGCAACAGCGGGGGTGTGATAAAAGAAATAATGCATACATTATCTTCTACAGCTTACGATCGTTCACTAGAAAAAGAAGCAGATATTACGAGTGTTGAATATATGCTTAAAGCAAAAATTGACCCTAGACCTTTTGCTGATTTCTTGTACGATATGTCTTTTGATAATAATTTTGGAAGTGCTTTGTCATGGATAAGTACACATCCAGAATCTGAGGCTAGAGCTAAATATATCTTAGAATATATAAAAGGGAAAAAGCTGGATAAGAAAACAATATTATCCCAGAAAGAATGGGATGGCTTTAAAAAGGCAGTTGATGATTATGAAAATTAA
- a CDS encoding GNAT family N-acyltransferase — translation MGLVTAKEVAKAINVDKYGVLGTFSGWVLMKVLKISTLNKVYDRNKHLEDVAFLNGVLDDLQIKFEIPEEDLKRLPKDGAYITISNHPLGGIDGILLLKLMLEREPNFKIIANFLLHRIVPLKKYIMPVNPFENHKDAKSSVVGIKETFRHLSDGKPLGIFPAGEVSTYKDGKLVVDKPWEEGAIKLIRKAKVPVVPIYFHAKNSKLFYWLSKIDDTLRTAKLPSELLTQKDRVIKVRIGKPISVNEQNELESFEEYSEFLRKKTYMLANPFEKEHKLLDTASLKIPKSPKEIVTPANENKINAEVEALRSTDCRLLQSKNYEVFFASAKNIPNILHEIGRLREITFREVGEGTNEPIDIDKYDQYYHHMFLWDDDAKKISGAYRMGLGSEIYPKYGMDGFYLNDLFRFEPELHDMMHKSIEMGRAFIIKEYQQKPMPLFLLWKGIIHTTLRYPEHKYLLGGVSISNQFSDFSKSLMIEFMKSNYYDPYIAQYIHPKKAYKVKLKDADKDFIFDEAESDLNKFDKIIDELEPGNLRLPVLIKKYIKQNARVVAFNVDPLFNNAIDGLMYIRIADIPESTMKPVIEEFQIELERKLAEKED, via the coding sequence ATGGGTTTAGTTACCGCGAAAGAAGTTGCCAAGGCAATAAATGTTGACAAGTACGGGGTTCTAGGTACTTTCTCTGGTTGGGTCCTTATGAAGGTGCTAAAGATATCGACCTTGAATAAGGTATACGATAGAAACAAACATTTAGAAGATGTTGCTTTCTTGAACGGAGTTTTGGATGATTTACAAATCAAATTCGAAATTCCAGAAGAAGATTTAAAACGATTGCCTAAAGACGGTGCTTATATTACGATCTCAAACCATCCACTTGGTGGTATTGATGGCATCTTATTGCTAAAATTAATGCTTGAAAGAGAGCCTAATTTTAAAATTATCGCCAATTTCTTATTACACCGTATTGTTCCGCTTAAAAAGTATATCATGCCTGTAAATCCTTTTGAAAATCATAAGGATGCTAAATCTAGCGTGGTAGGAATTAAAGAAACATTCCGTCATTTAAGTGATGGAAAACCTTTAGGTATTTTTCCTGCAGGAGAGGTTTCTACTTATAAAGATGGAAAGTTGGTAGTGGATAAACCTTGGGAAGAAGGCGCGATTAAATTAATACGAAAAGCCAAAGTTCCAGTTGTTCCTATTTATTTTCATGCCAAAAACAGCAAATTGTTTTATTGGCTTTCTAAAATAGATGATACTTTACGTACGGCAAAATTACCATCGGAGTTACTTACTCAAAAAGATCGTGTTATTAAGGTACGTATCGGAAAACCTATTTCTGTCAACGAACAAAACGAACTTGAATCATTTGAAGAATATTCTGAGTTCTTAAGAAAGAAAACATACATGCTAGCAAATCCTTTTGAAAAGGAACATAAATTGCTAGATACTGCCAGCTTAAAAATTCCTAAAAGCCCTAAGGAAATTGTTACTCCTGCAAATGAGAACAAGATAAATGCCGAAGTTGAAGCTTTAAGAAGTACTGATTGCAGATTGTTACAAAGTAAAAATTATGAAGTGTTTTTTGCTTCTGCTAAAAACATTCCGAATATATTACATGAAATTGGACGTTTGCGTGAAATTACTTTCCGTGAGGTTGGTGAAGGAACAAATGAACCAATTGATATTGACAAATACGATCAATATTATCACCATATGTTTTTATGGGATGATGATGCCAAGAAAATTTCTGGGGCTTACCGTATGGGACTAGGTTCTGAAATCTATCCTAAATATGGAATGGATGGCTTTTATCTAAATGACCTTTTTAGATTTGAACCAGAACTTCATGATATGATGCATAAGTCTATCGAAATGGGACGTGCATTTATCATTAAAGAATACCAACAAAAACCAATGCCTCTTTTCTTATTGTGGAAAGGAATCATTCATACAACATTGCGTTATCCTGAGCACAAATATTTACTTGGTGGCGTAAGTATAAGCAATCAATTCTCTGATTTTTCAAAATCATTGATGATTGAGTTTATGAAATCAAATTATTACGATCCTTATATTGCTCAATACATTCATCCGAAAAAAGCATATAAGGTTAAACTAAAAGATGCTGATAAAGACTTTATTTTTGATGAAGCCGAATCAGATTTGAATAAGTTTGACAAAATTATTGACGAATTAGAACCTGGGAATTTACGTTTGCCCGTTTTAATTAAAAAGTATATCAAGCAAAATGCACGTGTTGTTGCTTTTAATGTTGACCCATTATTTAATAACGCTATCGACGGTTTAATGTACATTCGTATTGCCGATATTCCAGAAAGCACTATGAAACCAGTTATCGAAGAATTCCAAATAGAACTGGAAAGAAAACTAGCTGAGAAAGAAGATTAA
- a CDS encoding exodeoxyribonuclease III — protein sequence MKIISYNVNGIRAAISKGFIDWLQHANPDVICLQEIKATEDQIPVDDITKAGYPYQYYYPATKKGYSGVAILSKIKPNNVVYGTGIQHMDFEGRNLRADFDSCSVMSLYLPSGTNIQRLDHKFMFMDDFQTYINELKKTTPNLIICGDYNICHEAIDIHDPVRNKTVSGFLPAERAWLDGFMKTGFIDSFRHFNKEPHNYSWWSYRAGARGNNKGWRIDYNLVSDTLQDKLTRAVILPDAVHSDHCPVLVEIED from the coding sequence ATGAAAATTATTTCTTATAACGTAAACGGAATTCGTGCTGCAATTTCAAAAGGATTTATCGATTGGTTACAACATGCAAATCCGGATGTTATTTGTCTTCAGGAGATTAAAGCCACAGAAGATCAAATTCCTGTAGACGATATTACCAAAGCAGGTTATCCATATCAGTATTATTATCCAGCTACAAAAAAGGGATATAGTGGTGTAGCTATCCTTTCAAAAATAAAACCAAATAATGTGGTGTACGGAACTGGAATTCAGCACATGGATTTTGAGGGAAGAAACCTTCGAGCAGATTTTGATAGCTGCTCAGTAATGAGTTTGTATCTTCCGTCTGGGACAAACATTCAGCGATTGGATCATAAATTCATGTTCATGGATGACTTCCAGACTTATATCAATGAACTTAAAAAAACAACTCCAAACCTTATTATCTGTGGAGACTATAACATTTGTCACGAAGCAATAGATATTCATGATCCAGTTCGTAATAAAACCGTTTCAGGATTTTTACCAGCTGAAAGAGCTTGGTTAGATGGTTTTATGAAAACAGGATTTATAGATAGTTTTCGTCATTTTAACAAAGAACCTCACAATTATTCTTGGTGGAGCTACCGCGCAGGAGCAAGAGGAAATAATAAAGGTTGGAGAATCGATTATAATTTAGTTAGCGATACTTTACAAGACAAACTAACACGAGCAGTTATATTACCAGATGCAGTACATTCAGATCATTGTCCAGTTTTAGTCGAAATTGAAGATTAA
- a CDS encoding OmpA family protein — MIKKASIGLLILALTTSCVSKKIYNDLETKFADLKKENRSISDENAELLKAKNQLELDRDGLNKNLSATKAELEKQKADYAAAQNKLKVLQDSYNALEKNSDEALKNNMNKNRELLEQLEAKGKALAAEQARLDKTAKRLDELEAMIAAKEAAMKKLKETLSKALNGFEGKGLTVEQKNGKVYVSMENKLLFNSGSWSVGTEGKKAVVELGKVLGDNPDLSVLIEGHTDDDPYVGSGVIANNWDLSTKRATAIVAILSENSKINKQKLTAAGRGEFSPLASNATPEGKAKNRRIEIILTPRLDEIADMLNSLN; from the coding sequence ATGATTAAAAAAGCCTCAATCGGATTATTGATATTAGCACTTACAACATCGTGTGTATCTAAAAAAATATACAATGATTTAGAAACTAAATTTGCCGATTTAAAAAAAGAGAACCGTTCTATATCTGATGAAAATGCAGAATTGCTTAAAGCAAAAAATCAATTGGAACTAGATCGTGACGGACTAAATAAAAACCTTAGCGCAACCAAAGCAGAATTAGAAAAACAAAAAGCGGATTATGCTGCTGCACAAAACAAATTAAAAGTTTTACAAGACTCTTATAATGCACTAGAGAAAAATAGTGACGAAGCCTTAAAAAACAATATGAATAAGAACCGTGAGTTGTTAGAGCAATTAGAGGCTAAAGGAAAAGCATTGGCTGCAGAACAAGCACGTTTGGATAAAACAGCAAAACGATTAGATGAATTAGAAGCTATGATAGCAGCAAAAGAAGCAGCTATGAAAAAGCTAAAAGAAACGCTTTCAAAAGCGCTGAATGGTTTTGAAGGAAAAGGATTGACAGTAGAACAAAAGAATGGGAAAGTATATGTTTCAATGGAAAACAAATTACTTTTTAATTCAGGAAGCTGGTCTGTAGGAACAGAAGGTAAAAAAGCGGTAGTAGAATTAGGGAAAGTATTAGGAGACAATCCAGATCTTTCGGTACTAATTGAAGGACATACAGATGATGATCCATATGTAGGTTCAGGAGTAATTGCTAATAACTGGGATTTATCAACTAAAAGAGCAACTGCAATTGTAGCTATCTTGAGTGAAAACAGCAAAATCAACAAACAAAAATTAACGGCTGCTGGTCGTGGAGAATTCTCACCATTGGCAAGCAATGCAACTCCAGAAGGAAAAGCTAAAAACCGTAGAATCGAAATCATTCTAACACCAAGATTAGATGAAATCGCTGATATGTTGAATAGTCTTAATTAA